Proteins from a single region of Undibacterium sp. KW1:
- a CDS encoding VOC family protein, with product MKPQITVITLGVDDLEASLHFYRDGLGFATEGIIGKEFEYGAVVFIQLQAGLRLALWPRKSIAEDTGIAVQTASATEMTLGHNVTSKAEVDAVMAKADSAGARIVKPAHDNFWGGYSGYFQDPDGHLWEVVWNPAREQ from the coding sequence ATGAAACCACAAATCACCGTCATCACCCTGGGTGTCGATGACCTGGAAGCATCCTTGCATTTTTATCGCGATGGTTTGGGCTTTGCCACAGAAGGTATCATCGGTAAAGAATTTGAATACGGTGCCGTGGTATTCATTCAGCTACAAGCGGGTTTGCGCCTCGCCCTGTGGCCACGCAAGAGTATTGCAGAGGACACTGGCATTGCAGTGCAAACCGCAAGCGCAACAGAAATGACGCTGGGTCACAATGTGACATCAAAAGCAGAGGTGGATGCCGTCATGGCAAAAGCTGACTCAGCCGGGGCCAGGATCGTCAAGCCTGCGCATGATAATTTCTGGGGTGGCTACTCGGGCTACTTCCAGGACCCTGACGGGCATCTGTGGGAGGTCGTGTGGAATCCGGCCAGGGAGCAATAA
- a CDS encoding ribonuclease inhibitor, which translates to MHGDTAQASLALPGDAITAVQCPAHRVSITPCDADELDPLLQHLSANLAAHSDQQFPRGTLTADGRLDLCKQSLGTSHCLAITKALQDNTRVRSLMLGTDAIGDAGAAAVAGLASINPQLEVLYLGCNNIGPTGAHALGTTLADGAQNISGLWLKRNPLGPDGATSIAGMLRSNQHLRVLDMVNTDLRAEGVRAIVDALCSDNKNLQSLYLSGNGLNAASANDLARLLREAPHLKALYLSVNRLGDTGATCIADALCHNHSLQTLELASNGIGTQGASALLDAARHSSLQNLNLGYAPSTRVLGAQANHMGDEGALHAVELINTSATLRRLNLTRNNITAQGNAAVIDAALRNGELIQLTLDGRHPDDLAAQLKHNQALSGRSDTLGQAMIKSVYR; encoded by the coding sequence ATGCATGGTGATACTGCTCAAGCATCTCTTGCATTGCCTGGTGATGCAATCACGGCTGTCCAGTGTCCGGCACACCGCGTCAGTATCACGCCTTGTGATGCTGACGAGCTTGATCCCTTGCTGCAGCACCTGAGCGCCAATCTTGCTGCCCACAGCGACCAGCAATTCCCCCGTGGCACGCTGACCGCCGATGGCCGTCTGGATTTATGCAAGCAAAGCCTGGGAACCAGCCACTGCCTGGCGATCACAAAGGCATTGCAAGACAATACCCGCGTCCGCAGCCTCATGCTGGGCACCGATGCAATAGGCGATGCTGGTGCGGCAGCGGTGGCTGGCCTGGCCAGCATCAATCCTCAGCTTGAGGTTCTTTACCTGGGTTGCAATAATATCGGCCCGACAGGAGCACATGCGCTGGGCACGACGCTGGCAGATGGCGCACAAAACATTAGCGGCCTGTGGCTCAAGCGTAATCCACTAGGCCCGGATGGCGCAACAAGCATTGCCGGCATGTTACGCAGCAACCAGCACTTGCGCGTGCTGGACATGGTCAATACCGATTTGCGTGCAGAAGGCGTGCGCGCCATCGTTGATGCCCTGTGCAGTGATAACAAGAACCTGCAAAGCCTTTACCTCAGCGGCAACGGTCTGAACGCAGCAAGCGCAAACGACCTGGCACGCCTGCTGCGCGAAGCGCCACATCTCAAGGCACTCTACCTTAGCGTCAACCGTCTAGGTGATACAGGTGCAACATGCATCGCCGATGCGCTGTGCCACAACCACAGCCTGCAAACCCTGGAACTGGCAAGCAATGGCATAGGCACACAGGGAGCATCTGCTCTGCTGGACGCAGCCCGGCATTCTTCATTGCAAAACCTGAATCTTGGCTACGCACCATCCACCAGGGTGCTGGGTGCACAGGCCAATCACATGGGAGATGAGGGTGCGCTACACGCCGTGGAGTTGATCAACACCTCTGCGACATTGCGCAGGCTTAACCTGACCCGCAATAACATCACGGCTCAGGGAAATGCGGCAGTCATAGATGCTGCGCTACGCAATGGCGAGCTTATCCAACTGACACTTGATGGCCGCCATCCAGATGATCTCGCTGCTCAATTAAAACATAATCAGGCTTTATCTGGTAGAAGCGATACACTGGGTCAGGCGATGATCAAGAGTGTTTATCGATAA
- a CDS encoding SDR family NAD(P)-dependent oxidoreductase, with translation MAYTDEELSIALRVLHTIANDPSQMDDHPQFKTLIAKIQKTAKRGHRQARANAAKEQLQHARLQTGLVRTQLAASLPLTLSDATAGTLRSQRCYVCKQGFQQLHHFYHSLCPVCADKNWQKRHQQADLRGRYALVTGGRIKIGFETALHLLRAGAHVTLTTRFPQDAAKRFAALPDYGDWQERLNIQALDLRCIPDVEQFADRLNAELPHLDVLINNAAQTIKRPGEFYAALMSAEATPWLLEARQQYLGNQPGYADYFPRHEVDMYGQGLDKRPANSWSQRLHEVSTFELLEVQLVNAVAPFMLTARFKPALLRSPHARRFVIQASAMEGQFNRDSKTEFHPHTNMAKAALNMMVRTSAQDWARDGIFMNAVDTGWITDEKPYPQAMHVRQTQDFYTPLDVTDGMARLLDPVIRGVNETEAPLYGHFLKDFEPYAW, from the coding sequence GTGGCATACACAGATGAAGAATTGAGCATCGCCTTGCGGGTACTGCACACCATTGCAAACGATCCATCGCAGATGGATGATCACCCGCAGTTCAAGACTCTGATTGCCAAAATCCAGAAAACAGCCAAGCGTGGCCACCGCCAGGCGCGCGCCAATGCAGCCAAAGAACAACTGCAACATGCACGCCTGCAGACTGGCCTGGTGCGTACGCAGCTTGCAGCATCATTGCCGCTGACGCTCAGCGACGCAACTGCCGGTACATTGCGTTCACAACGCTGCTATGTCTGCAAGCAGGGTTTTCAGCAACTGCATCATTTCTACCATTCCCTGTGTCCGGTGTGTGCGGACAAGAACTGGCAAAAACGGCACCAGCAGGCAGACTTGCGCGGGCGTTATGCGCTGGTCACTGGTGGCCGCATCAAGATAGGCTTTGAAACTGCCCTGCATCTGCTGCGCGCCGGAGCCCATGTCACGCTGACCACGCGTTTTCCACAGGACGCAGCAAAACGTTTTGCCGCCTTGCCGGACTATGGCGACTGGCAGGAGCGACTGAACATACAGGCACTGGACCTGCGCTGCATCCCCGATGTCGAACAATTCGCCGACAGGCTCAATGCAGAGCTGCCACACCTCGACGTCCTGATCAATAATGCGGCACAGACCATCAAGCGCCCAGGTGAATTCTATGCAGCACTGATGTCTGCCGAAGCAACCCCGTGGCTGCTGGAAGCCAGGCAACAATATCTGGGCAATCAGCCCGGCTATGCCGATTATTTTCCGCGGCATGAGGTCGATATGTATGGACAGGGGCTGGATAAACGGCCCGCCAACTCTTGGTCGCAACGGCTGCATGAAGTATCAACTTTTGAACTGCTGGAAGTGCAACTGGTGAATGCGGTAGCGCCCTTCATGCTGACTGCCCGCTTTAAACCAGCCTTGTTGCGTTCACCACATGCACGCCGCTTTGTGATCCAGGCATCGGCCATGGAAGGACAGTTCAACCGCGACAGCAAGACAGAATTTCATCCGCACACCAATATGGCCAAGGCAGCGCTGAATATGATGGTGCGTACCAGCGCTCAGGACTGGGCCCGCGATGGCATCTTTATGAATGCCGTGGATACCGGCTGGATTACCGATGAAAAGCCCTATCCGCAAGCCATGCATGTGCGGCAGACCCAGGATTTTTACACGCCACTGGACGTGACGGATGGCATGGCGCGCCTGCTCGATCCTGTCATCCGTGGCGTCAATGAAACGGAGGCACCGCTTTACGGCCATTTCCTCAAGGACTTTGAACCCTATGCATGGTGA
- a CDS encoding NADAR family protein — protein sequence MNDRKSSTTPDANSNTIIKFYSVEDEFGEFSNFARYSISIKGKTWPTSEHYFQAQKFVDAAYREKIRKANTPAIAARLGRARTEKLRPDWESVKVQVMRDALMAKFQQHADLKALLLSTGAAKLVEDTSDDDYWGCGSDGRGKNMLGRILMEIRATLTQ from the coding sequence TTGAACGACCGTAAATCAAGCACAACTCCAGACGCAAATTCAAACACCATCATCAAATTCTACTCAGTAGAAGATGAGTTTGGAGAGTTCTCCAACTTCGCACGCTATTCCATCTCCATCAAGGGAAAAACCTGGCCCACTTCTGAACATTATTTCCAGGCGCAAAAATTTGTAGATGCGGCATATCGCGAAAAGATACGCAAGGCCAATACACCAGCCATTGCGGCCCGCCTGGGACGAGCACGCACAGAAAAATTACGCCCGGATTGGGAGTCAGTCAAAGTACAGGTCATGCGGGATGCGCTGATGGCAAAGTTCCAGCAGCATGCCGATTTAAAAGCCTTGCTGTTAAGTACAGGCGCTGCAAAACTGGTTGAAGACACCAGCGACGATGACTATTGGGGCTGTGGCAGTGATGGGCGTGGCAAGAATATGCTGGGCAGGATATTGATGGAGATACGTGCGACATTAACGCAATAA
- a CDS encoding LysR family transcriptional regulator gives MTKTLTSRPDNSATAALMAGAGDRIELMQTFVRIVEAGNLSAAAAQLGTTQPTVSRRLQSLEQSLGVRLLNRSTHSMRLTADGERCYEHARNLLAGWAAFESDLRGTNDEPEGVLRVVAPHAFGQERLVRPLADYLRRYPRVSVEWLLHDDTSLQDFISEGIDCAIQIGELRDTNLVAIKLAEVPRIVVAAPSVLAGRPMPQQAIDLVGLPWLSLRTFYRSEVFLHHVQTGEIQRVAFTPRLSTDNLYALRIATLEGLGVAIGSTWILADDIAAGHLIQLAPQWQAAPLPVNLVYPYARFYPARLRRFIEVIRASVATALHV, from the coding sequence ATGACCAAAACCCTGACCAGCCGCCCGGACAATTCTGCTACCGCCGCCCTCATGGCAGGCGCGGGCGATCGCATAGAGCTCATGCAGACCTTTGTACGCATCGTCGAGGCGGGCAATTTGTCCGCTGCTGCGGCGCAACTGGGCACGACCCAGCCCACGGTCAGCCGCCGCCTGCAATCGCTGGAACAATCCCTCGGTGTGCGCCTGTTGAACCGCTCCACCCACAGCATGCGCCTGACTGCAGATGGCGAACGCTGCTATGAACATGCCCGCAACCTGCTGGCAGGCTGGGCCGCCTTTGAGTCTGACCTGCGTGGCACCAATGACGAGCCTGAAGGCGTGCTGCGCGTCGTTGCACCGCATGCGTTTGGCCAGGAACGCCTGGTCAGACCGCTGGCAGACTACCTGCGGCGCTACCCGCGTGTGTCAGTAGAATGGCTGCTGCATGACGATACCTCGTTGCAGGATTTTATTTCTGAGGGCATAGACTGCGCCATACAGATAGGCGAGCTCAGAGATACCAACCTGGTCGCCATCAAACTGGCAGAGGTGCCACGCATCGTGGTGGCGGCACCATCCGTCCTGGCTGGCAGGCCCATGCCGCAACAAGCCATCGACCTGGTCGGCCTGCCGTGGCTGTCGCTGCGCACCTTTTACCGTAGCGAAGTATTCCTGCACCATGTACAAACCGGCGAAATCCAGCGCGTGGCCTTCACCCCGCGCCTGAGCACTGACAACCTGTATGCGCTGCGCATCGCCACGCTGGAAGGACTGGGTGTCGCCATCGGTTCTACCTGGATACTGGCCGACGACATCGCCGCCGGGCACCTGATACAACTGGCACCGCAATGGCAGGCCGCGCCACTGCCAGTGAATCTGGTTTATCCGTATGCCCGCTTTTACCCGGCGCGGCTGCGCAGGTTTATTGAAGTGATACGGGCTAGTGTGGCTACGGCTTTGCATGTATGA
- a CDS encoding DUF1801 domain-containing protein, whose product MAENKTKATDSSVDDYLAAIQDETRRNDCAILIKLMSRASKQPAVMWGSIVGFGNYHYVYESGREGDMCLIGFASRKGDISLYGLNAAPNHAQLLSELGKTKSGKGCLYIRKLNDVNIKVLETLIKEAVSVKK is encoded by the coding sequence ATGGCTGAAAACAAAACCAAAGCAACAGACTCCAGCGTAGATGATTATCTCGCCGCGATACAGGACGAGACGCGCCGCAATGACTGCGCAATATTGATCAAGCTCATGTCCAGGGCCAGCAAACAGCCCGCCGTCATGTGGGGCAGCATCGTCGGCTTTGGCAACTACCACTATGTCTATGAGAGCGGCCGCGAAGGCGATATGTGCCTCATCGGCTTTGCATCCCGCAAGGGTGACATCAGCCTGTATGGCCTCAATGCCGCACCCAACCATGCGCAATTATTGTCTGAACTCGGTAAAACCAAATCCGGCAAAGGCTGCCTGTATATACGGAAATTAAATGATGTGAATATAAAGGTGCTGGAGACCCTGATCAAGGAAGCTGTGTCGGTGAAGAAATGA
- a CDS encoding glycoside hydrolase family 105 protein, which yields MKPSSTLVKNLLTMVIASLFLCGTAYADGGYRNRDNKDLKDTGEGTYPVPYQKPEVAEITEALHRIRAYMESVTPTRVIQKNTGAEITDFSKPPVADAIFEPSKGDFGILVYEMGVVHAGLMKAAEVTGDKKFTAMTERHFQFFAKTMPYFDAQEKQFHLERANSFARFLDPRSLDDSGSMCAALIRARFANIGPDLSNMIKVCSNFVAKQQYRLADGTLARKRPQASSLWADDMYMGVMPLGEIGHYTKDRSHFDDAVKNVLQMSAYMFNKQANIYTHGWNANNPDAPRFYWARANGWAVLTMSDLLDVLPKDHPGYPKVLAQLRATLNGVAELQSGQGLWHQMLDRNDSYLETSASAMYVYVFAHAINQGWISPTTYGSIAQAGWNALYPRINAKGQVEGTCVGTTFASDQVYYYNRPTSVDALHGYGPMLLAGAEMIKLLKNPVIEIQHKVRTYHYLPAGNSKTDYREHH from the coding sequence ATGAAACCAAGTTCTACCCTTGTTAAAAACTTATTGACCATGGTCATCGCATCCTTGTTTTTGTGTGGCACGGCCTATGCCGACGGCGGCTACCGTAACAGGGACAATAAAGACCTCAAGGATACAGGCGAGGGTACTTATCCCGTGCCTTACCAAAAGCCGGAAGTGGCAGAAATCACCGAAGCCCTGCACCGCATACGCGCCTATATGGAATCAGTCACGCCTACCCGCGTGATCCAGAAGAATACGGGTGCCGAAATCACTGACTTTAGCAAGCCACCGGTTGCCGATGCGATTTTTGAGCCAAGCAAGGGGGACTTTGGCATCCTGGTCTATGAAATGGGTGTCGTGCATGCAGGTCTGATGAAGGCAGCAGAAGTCACGGGCGACAAAAAATTCACCGCCATGACAGAACGCCATTTTCAGTTTTTTGCCAAGACCATGCCTTATTTTGATGCGCAGGAAAAACAGTTTCACCTAGAGCGCGCCAACAGCTTTGCCCGCTTCCTGGACCCACGCTCGCTCGACGATAGTGGCTCCATGTGCGCGGCACTGATCAGGGCCAGGTTTGCCAATATCGGGCCTGACCTCAGTAACATGATCAAGGTGTGCAGCAATTTCGTCGCCAAACAGCAGTACAGGCTGGCTGACGGTACGCTCGCCAGAAAACGCCCGCAGGCATCTTCCTTGTGGGCAGATGATATGTATATGGGTGTCATGCCGCTTGGTGAAATAGGGCATTACACCAAAGACCGCAGCCACTTTGATGATGCTGTCAAAAACGTACTGCAGATGTCTGCCTATATGTTCAACAAGCAGGCGAATATTTACACCCACGGCTGGAATGCGAATAATCCTGACGCGCCGCGTTTTTACTGGGCGCGCGCTAATGGCTGGGCAGTACTGACTATGTCTGATCTGCTCGATGTGCTGCCCAAGGATCATCCGGGTTATCCAAAGGTACTGGCGCAACTGCGTGCCACTCTGAATGGCGTAGCCGAGTTGCAGTCTGGCCAGGGCCTGTGGCACCAGATGCTGGACCGCAATGACTCTTACCTTGAGACCTCGGCCAGCGCCATGTATGTGTATGTGTTTGCCCATGCAATCAACCAGGGCTGGATCAGCCCGACGACTTATGGCTCGATCGCCCAGGCTGGCTGGAATGCCCTGTACCCGCGCATCAATGCCAAAGGCCAGGTTGAAGGCACTTGCGTAGGCACCACCTTTGCGAGTGATCAGGTGTATTACTACAACCGCCCCACCAGTGTTGATGCCCTGCATGGCTATGGCCCCATGCTGCTGGCTGGTGCTGAAATGATCAAATTGTTGAAAAATCCGGTAATTGAAATCCAGCACAAGGTACGCACTTACCACTATCTGCCTGCTGGAAACAGCAAGACAGATTATCGCGAACACCATTGA
- a CDS encoding DUF4861 family protein encodes MKSIVMKQTLHLSLRYQILPFVLLSLFGAGAANAADKLTIQVSHDLEAARPSETITLPWSEVNKALPGALIQRIAVKDAKGKVLAHQVTNVAPLSKDPKGEGIAYGELIFQYDFAPGEKQAVFSVEKIDTLIPVFETRAFARYIPERLDDFAWENDRIGHRTYGPALEAPAPAGSNKEVLRSSGLDIWFKRVTYPIVDRWYNKGHDHYHKDEGEGMDMYNVGRSRGCGGTGIWDGQTLYTSANYATWKIIANGPIRTVFELNYDNWDAAGVKVSEVKRFTVDAGHLFDQMESTFTFSGPAQLKVALGLNKSPTDKGQNPVIKLSKNQATPSITQWVDQASNGSIGTAIILPTAEGYAEDKLNDLIVATVASGKPLRYYVGAAWDRASPYNSNEKWQAYVKAHAERMQHPVKIVTVRTP; translated from the coding sequence ATGAAATCCATCGTCATGAAACAGACTCTGCATCTCTCTCTGCGCTATCAGATACTTCCGTTTGTATTGCTCAGCCTGTTTGGTGCGGGAGCGGCCAACGCTGCCGACAAGCTCACTATCCAGGTCAGCCATGATCTTGAGGCCGCACGCCCGTCCGAAACCATTACGCTGCCGTGGTCAGAAGTCAACAAGGCCTTGCCCGGTGCGCTGATACAACGCATTGCCGTTAAGGATGCCAAAGGCAAAGTGCTGGCGCACCAGGTCACCAATGTTGCGCCCCTGTCGAAAGACCCCAAGGGTGAGGGCATTGCTTATGGCGAACTGATTTTCCAGTATGATTTTGCGCCCGGTGAAAAACAGGCCGTCTTCAGCGTAGAAAAAATCGATACCCTGATACCGGTATTTGAAACCAGGGCCTTTGCCCGCTACATACCAGAACGCCTGGACGACTTCGCCTGGGAGAATGACAGGATAGGCCACCGCACCTATGGCCCGGCACTGGAAGCACCCGCACCGGCGGGCAGCAATAAAGAAGTCTTGCGCAGCAGCGGACTCGACATCTGGTTCAAGCGCGTGACCTACCCCATCGTCGATCGCTGGTACAACAAGGGCCATGACCATTACCACAAGGATGAAGGCGAGGGCATGGACATGTACAATGTCGGCCGTTCACGCGGCTGTGGCGGCACCGGCATCTGGGATGGCCAGACCCTCTATACCAGTGCAAACTACGCTACCTGGAAAATCATCGCCAACGGCCCCATACGCACCGTGTTTGAACTCAATTACGATAATTGGGATGCGGCGGGTGTCAAAGTGTCTGAAGTCAAACGTTTCACCGTTGATGCAGGTCATTTGTTTGACCAGATGGAAAGCACATTCACTTTCAGTGGCCCGGCACAACTGAAGGTTGCTCTTGGCCTGAACAAGTCGCCGACAGACAAGGGCCAGAACCCCGTCATCAAACTCAGCAAAAACCAGGCTACGCCATCCATCACCCAATGGGTAGATCAGGCCAGCAATGGCTCGATAGGCACGGCCATTATCTTGCCAACGGCAGAGGGCTATGCAGAAGACAAGCTCAATGATCTCATCGTCGCCACAGTCGCATCAGGCAAGCCCCTGCGCTATTACGTAGGAGCAGCCTGGGACAGGGCCAGCCCCTACAATAGCAATGAAAAATGGCAGGCCTATGTGAAGGCCCATGCCGAGAGAATGCAGCATCCCGTCAAGATTGTGACGGTACGCACGCCTTGA
- a CDS encoding prolyl oligopeptidase family serine peptidase → MISRRQFALSLSAFALSPLSVHVHAAVRKTPSPLLPPLAREEPVTDSLWGKSIVDPYRWMEQKPDTAEFTNYLKAQGAFARQVLDKLPGRRAIEASLQRFSAATTTLAIRQVTSTQLIFARRSPDQQVLKIYAAPHAGGAERLLIDPEAGNKGGPGGQGGQPRRVTEVLMSPDNKHLAYAIDKGGDEMHELHVLTLDSGKDVLITRLNGIPASWLPDSSGLFYARLRDGAVKGKVDFSFDTATWLHKMDKDPVQDTLAFRWSDGPAMGQTEREMPVVHVNTASDWALGAIYSNGEWPAYGMVARLNDLLAGKPGWAEVFRKDDIATHALTVGDDVYVLAKGKSERGEVFKVSLREADKGKRVVVVPQGDYVIDSLSLAKDGLYIHELRGQVGALRRYSFATGKVEDVKLPLTGAVWNIQCHPAIEGAWFGMDDLTWSARTLQTGPNLVAKDTGLTPKAAFDTSSFLTTRQDIKARDGTAVPVEILHKNNTKLNGKNPLLIIAYGAYGIILDPGFQGSMLAFLDQGGVIVYAHVRGGGEKGETWHTAGQKANKPNTWRDVIDVAEAMIKDGWTARGKLAVWGTSAGGIMVGRAITERPDLFAVAIGEVGVFNTLRFELTSNGPGNDEEFGTVKKEDEFRALLEMDAYHHVQAETSYPATLLMTGANDMRVEPWQIAKMAARMQKNYDPKRPVLMRVDYDSGHYSTTKKIGIAKHLDMFSFILAYTRA, encoded by the coding sequence ATGATTTCCCGTCGCCAATTTGCCTTGTCCTTGTCCGCATTTGCCCTCTCACCTCTCAGTGTGCATGTGCATGCTGCCGTCAGGAAAACACCCTCGCCCTTGCTGCCACCGCTGGCACGCGAAGAGCCGGTGACCGACAGCTTGTGGGGCAAGAGCATCGTTGATCCTTACCGCTGGATGGAACAAAAGCCGGACACTGCCGAATTCACTAACTACCTTAAAGCGCAAGGCGCTTTTGCAAGGCAAGTGCTGGACAAGTTGCCAGGGCGACGAGCGATAGAAGCATCTCTGCAACGATTCAGTGCAGCAACAACTACGCTGGCGATACGGCAAGTCACGAGTACCCAACTGATTTTTGCGCGCCGCTCGCCAGACCAGCAGGTACTCAAGATTTATGCTGCCCCACACGCGGGTGGTGCAGAACGCCTGTTGATTGATCCCGAAGCCGGTAACAAGGGTGGCCCGGGTGGCCAAGGTGGTCAACCCAGGCGCGTGACCGAAGTGCTGATGTCTCCTGACAACAAGCATCTGGCTTACGCTATCGACAAGGGTGGTGATGAGATGCATGAGTTGCATGTGCTGACACTGGATAGTGGCAAGGACGTGCTGATTACCCGTTTGAATGGCATACCGGCAAGCTGGCTGCCCGATTCCAGCGGCCTGTTTTATGCACGCCTGCGCGACGGTGCAGTCAAGGGCAAAGTCGATTTCTCCTTCGACACGGCAACATGGCTGCACAAAATGGATAAAGACCCTGTGCAAGACACACTGGCCTTCCGCTGGTCAGATGGCCCGGCCATGGGCCAGACAGAACGTGAAATGCCTGTCGTGCATGTGAATACCGCCAGTGACTGGGCACTGGGTGCTATCTATAGCAATGGTGAATGGCCGGCCTATGGCATGGTCGCACGTCTCAATGATCTGCTGGCAGGCAAACCCGGCTGGGCAGAAGTGTTCCGCAAGGACGATATCGCGACCCACGCACTGACCGTGGGTGACGATGTGTATGTACTGGCCAAAGGCAAGTCTGAGCGTGGTGAAGTGTTTAAGGTCAGCCTGCGCGAGGCAGATAAGGGCAAGCGTGTCGTGGTGGTGCCACAAGGCGATTATGTCATCGACAGCCTGAGCCTGGCAAAAGATGGTTTATACATCCATGAGCTGCGTGGCCAGGTCGGTGCCTTGCGGCGTTACAGCTTTGCCACAGGCAAGGTGGAGGATGTAAAACTGCCTTTGACAGGTGCGGTATGGAATATACAATGCCACCCGGCCATAGAAGGTGCCTGGTTTGGCATGGACGACCTGACCTGGTCGGCCCGCACTCTGCAAACCGGCCCCAATCTGGTCGCCAAAGACACGGGCCTGACACCGAAGGCAGCATTTGACACATCTTCGTTCCTGACTACGCGCCAGGACATCAAGGCGCGTGACGGAACGGCTGTACCGGTAGAAATACTGCACAAGAACAATACCAAACTGAATGGCAAGAACCCTCTGCTGATTATTGCCTATGGTGCTTACGGCATCATACTTGACCCTGGCTTCCAGGGTTCCATGCTGGCTTTTCTGGACCAGGGTGGCGTGATTGTCTACGCCCATGTGCGCGGTGGTGGCGAGAAGGGCGAGACCTGGCACACTGCCGGGCAAAAAGCCAATAAGCCAAATACCTGGCGCGACGTGATTGATGTGGCAGAAGCAATGATTAAAGACGGCTGGACTGCACGCGGCAAGCTCGCTGTATGGGGTACCTCTGCCGGCGGCATCATGGTGGGCCGCGCCATCACTGAAAGACCAGACCTGTTTGCCGTGGCAATCGGTGAAGTCGGGGTATTCAATACCCTGCGCTTTGAGCTGACATCGAATGGCCCTGGCAATGATGAAGAGTTTGGTACGGTCAAAAAAGAAGATGAATTCCGCGCCCTGCTGGAGATGGATGCCTATCACCATGTACAAGCTGAAACCAGCTACCCGGCAACGCTGCTGATGACGGGCGCCAACGACATGCGGGTAGAACCCTGGCAAATCGCCAAGATGGCTGCCCGCATGCAAAAAAATTATGATCCCAAGCGCCCGGTATTGATGCGGGTTGATTATGATTCAGGGCATTATTCCACGACCAAGAAAATCGGCATTGCCAAGCATCTGGATATGTTTTCTTTTATTCTTGCGTATACACGGGCTTGA